The following coding sequences are from one Epinephelus fuscoguttatus linkage group LG7, E.fuscoguttatus.final_Chr_v1 window:
- the LOC125891593 gene encoding secreted frizzled-related protein 5, which produces MALCQSIGYDTMRMPNLLGHESPAEAVQQSASWLPLLARECHPDARIFLCSLFAPICLDRFISPCRSLCESVRDSCAPIMSCYGYPWPEILRCDQYPADHRMCISSITNSSVHAGGRRVPQASCRDCELEEASSSKDALETFCRSDFVVKLRLRRLKYSPVSLSQFSLAAKLDVLKHGPLLGGQIRSRIELWLERDATCVRNMTRHHARGGTFLVTGTVQGERLVVNKAYAWQRRDKNLMAAARKWKHHRCRS; this is translated from the exons ATGGCCTTGTGCCAAAGCATCGGATATGACACCATGAGGATGCCCAACCTGCTGGGCCACGAGTCTCCAGCTGAGGCTGTACAACAGAGTGCGAGCTGGCTGCCACTACTTGCCAGAGAGTGCCACCCTGATGCCCGGatcttcctctgctctctctttgcACCCATCTGCCTCGACAG GTTTATATCGCCCTGCAGGAGTCTGTGTGAATCTGTGCGGGACAGCTGTGCACCAATCATGAGTTGTTATGGCTATCCCTGGCCAGAAATTCTGCGCTGCGACCAGTATCCTGCAGACCATCGTATGTGTATCTCCTCTATCACCAACAGCTCTGTTCACGCAGGGGGACGCAGAG TGCCTCAGGCAAGCTGTCGGGATTGTGAGCTGGAGGAGGCCTCCTCTTCAAAAGATGCGCTGGAAACCTTTTGCAGGAGTGATTTTG TTGTGAAGCTGCGTCTAAGACGGCTCAAGTACAGCCCAGTAAGCCTGTCTCAGTTCTCGCTGGCTGCCAAACTAGACGTTCTGAAGCACGGACCCCTGTTAGGTGGGCAGATACGCTCCCGCATAGAGCTGTGGTTGGAGAGGGATGCCACCTGTGTAAGGAACATGACACGGCACCATGCACGAGGCGGGACCTTCCTTGTGACAGGCACGGTGCAAGGGGAGCGCCTGGTGGTCAATAAGGCTTATGCCTGGCAAAGACGAGACAAGAACCTGATGGCAGCTGCACGCAAATGGAAACATCACAGATGCAGGAGCTAG